A window from Nycticebus coucang isolate mNycCou1 chromosome X, mNycCou1.pri, whole genome shotgun sequence encodes these proteins:
- the TIMP1 gene encoding metalloproteinase inhibitor 1 isoform X1, translating to MPSTAQEEATSVTDTDITAKMGKWETTGLCAKDSGRISGVCIFKDSCQRQETGEGIPGGPKGPGSEKSSQEPTMAPSVPLACLLLLLWLTAPSRACTCAPSHPQTAFCGSNVVIRAKFVGTAEVNHTTLYQRYEIKTTKMYKGFHALGDAADIRFVYTPATESVCGYFHKSHNRSEEFLIAGKLRKGLLHISTCSFVVPWHNLSHAQRRGFTKTYAAGCKDCTVFPCSSIPCKLESDTHCLWTDQLLRGSEKGFQSRHLACLPQEAGLCTWQSLRPRLA from the exons ATGCCAAGCACGGCACAAGAGGAGGCCACGTCAGTCACAGACACAGACATCACGGCAAAGATGGGGAAGTGGGAGACCACTGGCCTATGTGCAAAGGATTCTGGGAGGATATCTGGAGTTTGCATATTTAAAGACAGCTGTCAGAGGCAGGAAACTGGGGAGGGGATCCCTGGGGGACCAAAGGGTCCTGGAAGTGAGAAGAGCTCCCAAG aACCCACCATGGCCCCCAGTGTGCCCCTGGCCTGCCTCCTGTTGCTGCTGTGGCTGACAGCCCCTAGCAGGGCCTGTACTTGCGCCCCATCACACCCTCAGACTGCCTTCTGCGGCTCCAACGTTG TCATCAGGGCCAAGTTTGTGGGGACGGCAGAAGTCAACCATACAACCTTATACCAACGTTACGAGATCAAGACGACCAAG ATGTACAAAGGATTCCACGCCTTGGGAGATGCCGCTGACATCCGGTTCGTCTACACCCCCGCCACGGAGAGCGTCTGCGGATACTTCCACAAGTCCCATAACCGCAGCGAGGAGTTTCTCATCGCTG GAAAACTGCGGAAGGGCCTCCTGCACATCAGCACCTGCAGTTTCGTCGTTCCCTGGCACAATCTGAGCCACGCTCAACGCCGGGGCTTCACCAAGACCTACGCTGCCGGCTGTAAAGATTGCACA gTGTTTCCATGTTCATCCATTCCCTGCAAACTAGAGAGTGACACTCATTGCTTGTGGACAGACCAGCTCCTCCGAGGCTCTGAGAAGGGCTTCCAGAGCCGCCACCTTGCCTGCCTGCCACAGGAGGCAGGGCTGTGTACCTGGCAGTCCCTGAGGCCTCGGCTGGCTTGA
- the TIMP1 gene encoding metalloproteinase inhibitor 1 isoform X2: MAPSVPLACLLLLLWLTAPSRACTCAPSHPQTAFCGSNVVIRAKFVGTAEVNHTTLYQRYEIKTTKMYKGFHALGDAADIRFVYTPATESVCGYFHKSHNRSEEFLIAGKLRKGLLHISTCSFVVPWHNLSHAQRRGFTKTYAAGCKDCTVFPCSSIPCKLESDTHCLWTDQLLRGSEKGFQSRHLACLPQEAGLCTWQSLRPRLA, translated from the exons ATGGCCCCCAGTGTGCCCCTGGCCTGCCTCCTGTTGCTGCTGTGGCTGACAGCCCCTAGCAGGGCCTGTACTTGCGCCCCATCACACCCTCAGACTGCCTTCTGCGGCTCCAACGTTG TCATCAGGGCCAAGTTTGTGGGGACGGCAGAAGTCAACCATACAACCTTATACCAACGTTACGAGATCAAGACGACCAAG ATGTACAAAGGATTCCACGCCTTGGGAGATGCCGCTGACATCCGGTTCGTCTACACCCCCGCCACGGAGAGCGTCTGCGGATACTTCCACAAGTCCCATAACCGCAGCGAGGAGTTTCTCATCGCTG GAAAACTGCGGAAGGGCCTCCTGCACATCAGCACCTGCAGTTTCGTCGTTCCCTGGCACAATCTGAGCCACGCTCAACGCCGGGGCTTCACCAAGACCTACGCTGCCGGCTGTAAAGATTGCACA gTGTTTCCATGTTCATCCATTCCCTGCAAACTAGAGAGTGACACTCATTGCTTGTGGACAGACCAGCTCCTCCGAGGCTCTGAGAAGGGCTTCCAGAGCCGCCACCTTGCCTGCCTGCCACAGGAGGCAGGGCTGTGTACCTGGCAGTCCCTGAGGCCTCGGCTGGCTTGA